The Corticium candelabrum chromosome 17, ooCorCand1.1, whole genome shotgun sequence genome has a segment encoding these proteins:
- the LOC134193384 gene encoding uncharacterized protein LOC134193384, protein MAKGGYTMVYKAVSGVSGNVANVWTKSGVSNEEQVGALNTNNFFKGHYKNRIVDEWRLYRPKEIVVVLYKAGAEVLRMVFDGHLSNKNSWFSKQRLVFSPYIDLKRSPTNYFGIQGDITREWFINKSYGGCGRDAGWLVFYSPGIVCSWEPKTKFQIKYSRANRVQNWSRGDVGEADVMAVFVD, encoded by the exons ATGGCAAAGGGAG GTTACACAATGGTGTACAAAGCGGTTAGTGGAGTATCAGGCAATGTTGCAAATGTGTGGACTAAATCTGGAGTGTCAAATGAGGAACAAGTGGGTGCACTCAACACAAATAACTTCTTCAAGGGTCACTACAAAAACAGAATAGTTGATGAATGGAGATTATATAGACCCAAAGAG attgttgttgtattgtacaAAGCAGGAGCTGAGGTGCTTAGGATGGTTTTTGATGGTCATCTGTCCAACAAAAATTCTTGGTTTAGCAAACAACGTCTTGTCTTCTCTCCTTACATTGATCTGAAAAGAAGTCCCACTAACTATTTTGGAATCCAAGGAGACATAACTCGTGAATGGTTTATCAACAAAAGCTATGGTGGTTGTGGAAGAGATGCAGGATGGCTTGTCTTTTACTCTCCTGGTATCGTTTGCTCTTGGGAACCAAAAACCAAATTTCAAATTAAATACAGTCGTGCCAATAGAGTTCAGAACTGGTCAAGAG GTGATGTGGGGGAAGCAGATGTCATGGCTGTCTTTGTTGACTGA